The Pyxidicoccus sp. MSG2 DNA segment CGCGCCCTTCATGATGCTCGTGAAGGCGTCCGCGTCGAGCGCCGTCACCACGGTGGTCGTCTTGCCGCGCGGGTGCGTGCCACCCGTCACCATCAGCTTGAACGCCAGGTTGGCGATACCCGAGTTCCAGTGCACGCCACCGTTGTCCGAGGTGCCGGTGTAGCGGGTCGGGTAGTAGTCATAGTCACCCGCGATGGCCGGGTCGTTCATGTAGCGGAGCGCGTCGCCCGCCGTCCCCGGCGTCCAGCACTCCTCGCCAATCTTCCAGGTGTTGGCCGAGACGGCCCCATCCCGGAACGCCTCGATGGAGGCGCCGAAGACGTCGGACATCGCCTCGTTGAGGGCGCCGGACTCACCCTGGTAGATGAGCTCGGACGACGTGTCGGTGACGGCGTGGGTCAACTCGTGGCCCACCACGTCCAGCACGGTCAGCGGGCCGGACTGCGTGCCGTCGCCGTCGCCGTAGACCATTTGCGTCCCGTTCCAGAACGCGTTCACGTAGTTGCGGCTGTAGTGCACCGACGAGATGAGGTTCGTCCCCAGGCCGTCGTAGCTGTCACGCCCGAACTTGCTGAAGTAGAAGTCGTACGTGAAGCCCGCGTTGTCGTGCGCCGCGTTCAGCGTCGCGTCGCTCGTGGCGGCCTGGCCCTCGCTGCGCGTCAGCGTGCCGGGCAGCGTCGTCCGGTTCTTGGCGGTGTACGTCTTGCGGTTGCGCTGCGTCTTGATGTTGTCGAACGACAGCGCCGTCTCGCCGGTGTGCGCGTCGACGAACACGTTCGGCATCGCGGGCTCGCCCTCGGCGGAGACCGTGTCGAGCTGCACCCGCCACGTCAGCCGGGCACCCTTGCCGGTGTTGTTGGGGAGGATCTGGAGGTCCGCCTTCGGAGCGCCCACCAGGACGCTGCCGGCGGGCATCTGGGCGACGGCGGCCTGGATGGCCCGGCTCGACCCGAGGCTGGGACGGGTGTCGACCTTCAGGTCGCGCGCCAGCCGGTCGGTGATGGAGGCGAGGCTGCCGTCCTCCTTCAGGTGGACGATGGCCTGGGCGCCGAACACCGGCACGCCGCTAACGCTCTGCGTCAACCGCTCATGGGCCTTGCCACCGCGCTCCGACAGGGTGCGCTTCGCGGCCAGCTCGCCCGTACCACCAAGGAATTCAGGCTGTTGCATCTTGACCTGACGCAGGCCCTGGCCCGTCTGGCCAAGGGTCTGCAGGTCCTCCGGGGACTGCGTGTCGGCGTCCAGGGTCTCGACGCCGCAAGCACTTCCGAGGAGCAGGGGGAGGATGGAGACAAAACGAGTCAAGCGCATGAGGGACTTCCTCCAGAACGGCCAGGTGGCCGAGCGCTTTAGTTCTCACAAAATTAAAAGTTCAGTCAAACTGTATAAGTGTAACTCACTTGCATCTATGGAACCTGAGTGATTCCGGTTATTTACGTTCGTATTAATTGACTCCCAGTCAATTCCTGTTTTCGCGGTGTGAGGGCAGGCGGGCGTGGCGGGTGGGCCTTCCCCGGGTTGACGCTGGCGGCAGGCGAGAGGAGCCTCCGGGCCGATGCTCAAGCTCCAGTGGCTCCAGGTCCACCAGTTCCGCTCCGTGCAGCCCGGGACGCGGCTGTCGTTCAGCCCGTCCCTCAACGTGCTCCTGGGAGAGAACGGCACCGGGAAGACGATGCTGCTGGAGCTGGTCGCGGCCGTCGCCAGCTCCGACTTCAGCGCCCTCAAGGCCGAGTCGTTCGACCTCGAATACGAGCTGACCTCCGACACCGGCCGCATCACCGTGCGCGTGCGCAACGAGGCGGGGGAGGGCGGCACCGGGCTCGTCATGGACCTGGTCGTCGCGCCGGGGGACATGGCGTGGCCGCTCGTCATCCACCGCGAGGGACAGCAGGTCACCGTCTCCCGCCAGGACGACACCTCGGACGTCGTCCACGAGCGCATTGCCCCCGAGGTGGGTGGGCGGCTGTGGCTCGTCCTCATGTCCGGCGGCATCGCCTGGGTGGAGAAGACGGGCGAGGGCGCCGCCGCCGTGGAGCCGCTGCTCGCCATGGCCCGCGAGGTGTCCGCCCAGGCTGGCCTGGGCCGCTTCGACGAGGGGCTCGGCTACTTCGACCAGCTGTACCAGGTGGAGCTGCGCCTCTCGCGCCGCGCGGAAGGGGTGCTCGCCACCGGCACCGGCCTCGCGTCGGAGGACCTGCTGGACGGGCTGCGCAAGGTGGCCGCCGCGCAGTGGGGCTCCGCCCGGTATGTGCTCCCCGCCGAGAGCATCCCCTTCCTCCGCGACGCCGCGCGGCTGCTCGGCTTCGTCTCCGCGGAGGCGCTCCTGGCCCCGCTGGAGTCCCAGCCCCAGGGCCGGTACGAGACGCTGTCGCTTGGCCACCTGGAGCTGGTCTTCACCGGGCCGGGTGGGAAGCGCGTCTCCGCGCGGGAGCTGGGCTACGGCCAGAAGCGCTTCGTGGCCTTCCTGCACTACCTGGCCCATGCGCGCGCCGTGGTGGTGGCCGACGAGCTGGCCCACGCCCTCCATCCCCGGCAGCTCCGCGCGGGCCTCGAGCAGCTCGGTGCCCGGCAGGCCTTCCTCACCAGCCAGAGCCCGCTCCTGCTCGACAGCCTCAAGTTCGACTCGGCCGAGCACGTGCGTGGCACCTTCGTACGTTGCCGCCGCGAGGACGGCACTGGCGTGCTCGTCTGGGAGGACCTGTCCCCCGATGCCGCCGAGGACTTCTTCACCGCGTACCGCGCCGCCTCCCAGCGCGTGGGCGAGCTGCTCCAGGCCCGCGGGCTCTGGTAGCGCCGGCAGGCGCGGGGCTCTGGTAGCGCCGCCAGGCGCGTCCGTCGCCCGGATGACGTCCCGTGCCACTTCGGGTGGCACGTCGCGTCACGGACTGGCCTATCCTTCCGGGTGGGGAGGGAACCGCCAATGCCGATGCTGTCCGTCAATGGAACCGAGCTCCACTACGAGGACACAGGGGGCTCCGGGCCGCCCATCATCTTCAGCCATGGGCTGCTGTGGAGCACCCGGCTGTATGACCCGCAGGTGGACGCGCTGCGAGGCCGCTACCGCTGCATCGCGTATGACCACCGGGGGCAGGGCCGCAGCGCGGTGCCGCCGGAGAGCGTCATCGACATGGAGACGCTGTACCTGGATGCGATTGGCCTCATCGAGAAGCTCGGCGTGAAGCCGTGCCACTTCGTGGGCCTGTCCATGGGGGGCTTCATCGGCATGCGGCTGGCGGCGCGCAGGCCGGACCTGCTGCGCTCGCTGGTGCTGCTGGAGACGTCCGCCGACCCCGAGCCCCTGGCCAACGTGCCGCGCTACACGCTGCTCAACCTCATCGCCCGGCTCGCGGGCGTGCGGCCGGTGGCGGACCCGGTGATGCGCATCATGTTCGGCAAGGGCTTCCTGAGCGACCCGAACCGCGCCGAGGAGCGGGCCCTGTGGCGTGCGCGGCTGCTGGAGAACCGCAAGGACGTCTGGCGCGCCGTCAACGGCGTCATCAAGCGCCGCGCCGTGAGCGCCGAGCTTCCCAGCATCAAGGTGCCCACGCTCGTCGTCGTGGGCGAGGAGGACGTGGCCACCGTCCCCGCGAAGGCCGAGCGCCTCCACCAGCTCATCCCCGGCTCGCGCCTGGTGCGGCTGCCGCGCGGGGGACACTCCGTCACCGTGGAGGAGCCCGCGCTCGTCAACGCCACCCTGGGCACCTTCCTCGACGCGCAGTCCGAGCAGTCCGCGGCGCAGGCGGGCTGAGCCGGAGCATGCGGTGCACACGGCCACGCGGGCCGTGGAGCACCTGACAGGACGCGCGGCGGGCGTGCTTCCGTGAGTGCGCCCCCGCGCGTTCGCCGTTATGCCGCACCTTCGAGCCTTGGAAGGAGGGTCGTCATGCCAGTGGCGAAGTGGAACGGGGTGGTGATTGCGGAGAGCCCGCGCTGCGAGAAGGTGGAAGGCAACTGCTACTTCCCGGTCGAGGCCATCCGCCGCGAGTACTTCCGCACGAGCGACACGCACACCGTCTGCCCGTGGAAGGGGACGGCGAGCTACTACGACGTCGTCGTCGACGGGCAGGTGAACAAGGACGCGGCCTGGTACTACCCGGAGCCGAAGGCCGCCGCGTCCAACATCACCGGCCACGTGGCCTTCTGGCGCGGAGTCACGGTGGAGGGCTGAGCGCCTAAGTCTTCACCCCCAGCAGCTTCTTCGCCGTGCGGGACAGCGCCTTGTCCGCGGCCACCTCGGGCACGCCCAGCATCACCTGGGCCACGTGCTTCCCGGCGCCGTGCGCGTTCTCCGCCGCGAGCTTGAGGTACACCGCGCACCGGGAGAGGAACTCCGGGTGCTCGCGCGAGGCCCTCATCCGCTGGAGCAGCTCCTCCGCCAGCGCGTCGCCGGGGAACTTCTCGAACAGGTTGCGCAGCGCCTGGCGCTCCACCGCCTCCGGGCGGATTTCCGCCAGCCGCACAGCGGGCCCGAGCATGGCGAGGCCGAACGTCTTCAGCGACTCGGACACCACGCCCGGCTTCCAGCCGTCCACGAAGGCCGCCAGCAACGTCTCCGCCCCGCGCACGTCGCCCAGCACGCCGAGGGCATACGTCGCCGTCTTCGCCTCCTCGTCGTCCCCGCCGCGCGCCTCCACGCTGGCGACGAAGCGCTCCAGCACCTCCGCGTCCCCCAGCCACGCCAGGGCCATGGCCGCGCGGTTGCGCACCTCGCGTGCCGGGTCTCCGTACAGCACCTGCCGCAGCACCGGCCACGCCACCGTCAGCCCCACGCCCTCGAGCTGGTCCACCGCCCCCCGGCGGGCCTCCTTCGTCGGCTCCGTCAGCGCCCGCTGCGTATACGCGTGGATGCGCTCACGGCGCGTCTTCAGCAGCGTCGCCACGGCCTCCGGGCCCGCCTCGCGCGCCCGCACGTCTTCCAGCACCTCACGCGCGAACAGCCGCAGGCCCGCGTCGTGCCCCTTGCGCGTGAGCGCATCCAGGAGCTGCCGCGCTTCAGTGCCGCCCAGCATTCCCAGCACGCGAATCGCCGTGCGGCGCACCATGCGGCTGTGGTGCTCGGCCAGGGCCGTCTTCGCCACTGCCAGCGCCTTGTCCCGCGAGCCCTGCGCCACCGCGCGCGCCACGAAGGCACTGGCCGCGCCGTCGCTCCAGGCCGGGTACAGCTCACCCAGCAGCGCGTCCGGCTTCATGCTCGCGTAGAAGTGCGCCGCGTGGGCCGCCGCCTCGTAGCGCGTCAGCTCGCGGCGCGCCCGCTTCAGCAGCGCCTCGCCTGGAGGCAGCGGCACCTCGGGCCTGCGCACGTGGATGCTCGGGTGCGTGGGCACCGGCTGCAGCGCGCCGCCGTCCACCTGCACCGCGCCCGCCAGCCGCACCAGGGCGATGCCGAGCACCTGATACACCTTGATGAAGTCGTCCAGCCGCTCCCCCGCGTCGGGCCTTCCGGCCAGCGTCTCCAGCAGCGCCCCCGGCTTCTCCAGCCCCAGCTCCCGCAGCCGCGCCACCAGCGGCTCCACCGCGCGCGTGGACAGCGCGGGCAACCCGTTGGCGAACTTCTCCGCCAGCTCGTCCCGCACCTCCGCCAGGGCAATGGCCGCGCGCGACGCGCCCGCCGCCCGCGCCGCGTCCGACCACCCGCTCCGGGGCACCGCCACCGGCGCCGCCGCCGGCTTCGAGCCACCCCGACGGCGCGACGTGAAGGCCTCTCCCTCCAGCCGTCCCAGGCCGCGCAACTCCAGCCCCTCCGGCGTCTCCACCACCACCGCGAGGGGGAACAGCGTGGGCAGCGCCGCCTCCAGGCCCACGTCTCCCAGCACCACCTTCAGCTTCGCGCCCTCCAGCGCCGCGGCCAGGGGTTCCTCCAGCGCCGCGTCCCCCGGGAGGAACAGGCCCCGGTCCCCGGAGTCCACCAACTGCGAGCGCTGTCCGCTGGCCAGCAGCGTCTCCACCCGGAGCGTCACCGGCAGCAGGTCCGGCGCGAAGACGTCCTTGCGGTGCTCCTGGAAGGCCGCCAGCGCGGCGCCCACGTCCGGCAGCGCCACCTCCACCAGCCGCCGCAGCGCAGCGCCGTCCAGCGGCAGCTTCCGCGCCTCATCGTCCAAATCCAGCCGGTGCGGCGCGAAGCCCGGGTACTGGCCGCCCTTCGCCCCTTCCAGCACCAGCCCCGCGTGGCTCTTCTTCGGCTCCACGCTCTTGAGGAACGCGGGGAGAATCTGCTTCTCCGCGTAGTGCTTCCCGGAAGCGAGGTCCACGAAGCGGCTCTCGCGCACGAGGAAGTTGTCCGGCGTGGTGCGCGTGGTGAAGGCGTACTCCACCAGCGTCAGTCCCTCCACCGGTGCGCGGTCCTTCTTCGTCCACGTCTTGCCAATCAGCTCCTCGACGTAGCGGTCCTCCAGTGTCTCGCCGCCCAGGTGCTTCTCCACCTTGCGCACGGTGAGCAGCATGTCCGCCACCAGGTCCGCGTACACCGGCGCCTCGAAGGTGCCCGTGCGCGCCACCGCGAGGTCCAGCAGCCCCGCCACCTCCACCGTGCGCGCCGCCAGCCGGCGCAGGCCATTGGCCCGCAGCACCTCTCCGAGCTGGCGCACCTGCTCCGGCCGGTCCGCGCCCAGCGACACCACGCCCGACAGGCCCAGCTCCCGCACCAGCGTGGACACTTGCGCCACGCCTGCCTTCATCAGGTCCGCCGCCTCGGCCTTGCCCTTCTTGACGCTCTTCTTCTTCGTGCCGTCCGAGCCGCCCGCGGGCGCCGCGTCCGTGGTGACGAAGGCCTCCGGCGCGCGGGCCCACGCCACCAGCAGCGCCGCCGCGTGTTTGCAGAAGGGCCGCGAGCGCGCCGCCATGCACGAGCAGCGTCCCTTCACCTCGCGCCCGTCGCCGAACACCAGCGACACCTTGTACGGCGAAGCCCCCGAGCCCAGCGCGTCCGCGAAGAGCCGGTTCTCATACCGGGACAGATTGGAGAGCTGCTTGCCGTCGAAGAGCTGCGCGCCCTTCGCC contains these protein-coding regions:
- a CDS encoding AAA family ATPase, which codes for MLKLQWLQVHQFRSVQPGTRLSFSPSLNVLLGENGTGKTMLLELVAAVASSDFSALKAESFDLEYELTSDTGRITVRVRNEAGEGGTGLVMDLVVAPGDMAWPLVIHREGQQVTVSRQDDTSDVVHERIAPEVGGRLWLVLMSGGIAWVEKTGEGAAAVEPLLAMAREVSAQAGLGRFDEGLGYFDQLYQVELRLSRRAEGVLATGTGLASEDLLDGLRKVAAAQWGSARYVLPAESIPFLRDAARLLGFVSAEALLAPLESQPQGRYETLSLGHLELVFTGPGGKRVSARELGYGQKRFVAFLHYLAHARAVVVADELAHALHPRQLRAGLEQLGARQAFLTSQSPLLLDSLKFDSAEHVRGTFVRCRREDGTGVLVWEDLSPDAAEDFFTAYRAASQRVGELLQARGLW
- a CDS encoding M4 family metallopeptidase, with translation MRLTRFVSILPLLLGSACGVETLDADTQSPEDLQTLGQTGQGLRQVKMQQPEFLGGTGELAAKRTLSERGGKAHERLTQSVSGVPVFGAQAIVHLKEDGSLASITDRLARDLKVDTRPSLGSSRAIQAAVAQMPAGSVLVGAPKADLQILPNNTGKGARLTWRVQLDTVSAEGEPAMPNVFVDAHTGETALSFDNIKTQRNRKTYTAKNRTTLPGTLTRSEGQAATSDATLNAAHDNAGFTYDFYFSKFGRDSYDGLGTNLISSVHYSRNYVNAFWNGTQMVYGDGDGTQSGPLTVLDVVGHELTHAVTDTSSELIYQGESGALNEAMSDVFGASIEAFRDGAVSANTWKIGEECWTPGTAGDALRYMNDPAIAGDYDYYPTRYTGTSDNGGVHWNSGIANLAFKLMVTGGTHPRGKTTTVVTALDADAFTSIMKGAAIFYRANTVYLTPSSTFSEARGATAQAAQDLYGAAAAASVNAGWTAVGVAAPPTWTVISTVSNVSGAKSSSTTYSHVTPAGATAMKFATSGGTGDADLYVKFGSAPTTTSYDCISGSATATESCTINGAKQGTYYVLIKGYTAFSGVTYTVSSGQ
- a CDS encoding alpha/beta fold hydrolase; translation: MPMLSVNGTELHYEDTGGSGPPIIFSHGLLWSTRLYDPQVDALRGRYRCIAYDHRGQGRSAVPPESVIDMETLYLDAIGLIEKLGVKPCHFVGLSMGGFIGMRLAARRPDLLRSLVLLETSADPEPLANVPRYTLLNLIARLAGVRPVADPVMRIMFGKGFLSDPNRAEERALWRARLLENRKDVWRAVNGVIKRRAVSAELPSIKVPTLVVVGEEDVATVPAKAERLHQLIPGSRLVRLPRGGHSVTVEEPALVNATLGTFLDAQSEQSAAQAG
- a CDS encoding DUF427 domain-containing protein, with the protein product MPVAKWNGVVIAESPRCEKVEGNCYFPVEAIRREYFRTSDTHTVCPWKGTASYYDVVVDGQVNKDAAWYYPEPKAAASNITGHVAFWRGVTVEG
- a CDS encoding HEAT repeat domain-containing protein gives rise to the protein MAEVRKLTGGLGGLTEIISDRAELAKGAQLFDGKQLSNLSRYENRLFADALGSGASPYKVSLVFGDGREVKGRCSCMAARSRPFCKHAAALLVAWARAPEAFVTTDAAPAGGSDGTKKKSVKKGKAEAADLMKAGVAQVSTLVRELGLSGVVSLGADRPEQVRQLGEVLRANGLRRLAARTVEVAGLLDLAVARTGTFEAPVYADLVADMLLTVRKVEKHLGGETLEDRYVEELIGKTWTKKDRAPVEGLTLVEYAFTTRTTPDNFLVRESRFVDLASGKHYAEKQILPAFLKSVEPKKSHAGLVLEGAKGGQYPGFAPHRLDLDDEARKLPLDGAALRRLVEVALPDVGAALAAFQEHRKDVFAPDLLPVTLRVETLLASGQRSQLVDSGDRGLFLPGDAALEEPLAAALEGAKLKVVLGDVGLEAALPTLFPLAVVVETPEGLELRGLGRLEGEAFTSRRRGGSKPAAAPVAVPRSGWSDAARAAGASRAAIALAEVRDELAEKFANGLPALSTRAVEPLVARLRELGLEKPGALLETLAGRPDAGERLDDFIKVYQVLGIALVRLAGAVQVDGGALQPVPTHPSIHVRRPEVPLPPGEALLKRARRELTRYEAAAHAAHFYASMKPDALLGELYPAWSDGAASAFVARAVAQGSRDKALAVAKTALAEHHSRMVRRTAIRVLGMLGGTEARQLLDALTRKGHDAGLRLFAREVLEDVRAREAGPEAVATLLKTRRERIHAYTQRALTEPTKEARRGAVDQLEGVGLTVAWPVLRQVLYGDPAREVRNRAAMALAWLGDAEVLERFVASVEARGGDDEEAKTATYALGVLGDVRGAETLLAAFVDGWKPGVVSESLKTFGLAMLGPAVRLAEIRPEAVERQALRNLFEKFPGDALAEELLQRMRASREHPEFLSRCAVYLKLAAENAHGAGKHVAQVMLGVPEVAADKALSRTAKKLLGVKT